From Halobacteriovorax sp. GB3, a single genomic window includes:
- a CDS encoding serine hydrolase domain-containing protein, producing the protein MNSYFSKEDSFFTSAIITNGFDILEEHSLIKDEAYCIGSLTKTFIAVAMLILEEKKLIDIKGNLHDYIPEFNKLTDTKVPIKVEHLLNHTSGLITQSKININSREELVKLLNYDKIQLKINSDDLYEPGRHFHYSNLAYAYLGILIEVVSKQKLEDFLNEHILNPLNMKRTTISSEHSSKLRTGHMRYKDKQIPVPIESFGYYRAAGGMISTISDLKKWMAFLLYNTNNLLKEEQFKKLFNFSKIDHDFTKITGLALYQTLNKESHHIGHHGKTGGFSTFFGLLEDHKLGVIILSNTSSIDLFNIGCNIVRDLRIQNMTIEEKKILNHLKVLLPIINTKSKNYRSLFSHAFINAVGGEEKLYDQLIFEFHKNGQINNFSKCKKIGPNSFILETNSKKQITIYFSEEEYPKLDGIYIN; encoded by the coding sequence ATGAATAGTTATTTTTCAAAAGAAGATTCTTTTTTTACTTCAGCAATAATTACCAACGGTTTTGATATCCTTGAGGAGCACAGTCTAATTAAAGATGAAGCCTATTGTATTGGGAGCTTAACTAAAACGTTTATCGCTGTTGCTATGTTAATTCTTGAAGAAAAAAAACTGATTGATATAAAAGGTAATCTTCATGACTATATTCCAGAATTCAATAAACTAACTGATACAAAAGTCCCCATAAAAGTAGAGCATTTATTAAATCATACTTCTGGACTAATAACTCAATCAAAAATAAATATTAATTCGAGAGAAGAACTTGTTAAGTTATTAAACTATGATAAAATTCAATTAAAAATAAACTCTGATGATCTTTACGAGCCAGGTAGACATTTTCATTATTCAAATTTGGCTTATGCATATCTTGGTATCCTAATTGAAGTTGTCTCGAAGCAAAAACTTGAAGATTTTTTAAATGAACATATTTTAAATCCCTTAAATATGAAAAGAACAACAATCTCGAGTGAACATTCTAGTAAGCTTCGTACTGGGCATATGAGATATAAAGATAAACAAATACCTGTTCCCATTGAAAGCTTTGGCTACTATAGAGCAGCAGGTGGAATGATTTCAACAATCTCAGATCTCAAAAAGTGGATGGCCTTTTTACTTTATAATACGAATAATCTTCTCAAAGAAGAACAATTCAAAAAACTATTTAACTTTTCAAAAATAGATCATGATTTTACAAAAATCACAGGACTAGCACTCTATCAAACACTAAATAAAGAGAGTCATCATATAGGTCATCATGGAAAAACAGGTGGGTTTTCAACATTTTTTGGTTTACTCGAAGATCATAAATTAGGTGTAATTATCTTATCTAATACCTCATCAATTGATCTATTTAATATCGGTTGTAATATAGTTCGTGATTTACGAATACAAAATATGACTATTGAGGAGAAAAAAATCCTCAATCACCTGAAAGTTCTTTTACCAATAATTAACACAAAGTCTAAAAACTATCGGAGTCTATTTTCTCATGCCTTTATTAATGCTGTGGGCGGTGAAGAAAAGTTATATGATCAACTTATTTTTGAGTTTCATAAAAATGGACAAATAAATAACTTTTCTAAATGTAAAAAAATAGGGCCTAATTCTTTCATATTAGAGACTAATTCGAAAAAACAAATAACGATTTATTTCTCAGAGGAAGAATACCCAAAACTAGATGGAATCTATATTAACTAA